The following are encoded together in the Triticum dicoccoides isolate Atlit2015 ecotype Zavitan chromosome 6B, WEW_v2.0, whole genome shotgun sequence genome:
- the LOC119325764 gene encoding pectinesterase 1-like, translating to MGSGFIAKGLTIINDAGPRKGQAVALRVGGDLSVVYQCDIEAYQDTLHTHSNRQFYTEDSISGTVDFIFGNSAVVIQNCDIRPRKHPFGQKDMITAQGRTDRNQNTGISIHKCRIAAASDLGDTKVYLGRPWKKYSRTVVMESSLDRSIAAAGWLEWSGQFALNTLYYGEYGNAGPGAGTSGRVKWAGVHTSLSTVDATRFTVRDFILGDSWLGYTGVSYTSGL from the coding sequence ATGGGCTCGGGCTTCATAGCCAAGGGcctgaccatcatcaacgacgccggGCCGCGCAAGGGCCAGGCGGTGGCGCTGCGGGTCGGCGGCGACCTCTCCGTCGTGTACCAGTGCGACATCGAGGCATACCAGGACACCCTCCACACGCACTCCAATCGCCAGTTCTACACCGAGGACAGCATCTCCGGCACGGTGGACTTCATCTTCGGCAACTCCGCGGTGGTCATCCAAAACTGTGACATCCGTCCCAGGAAGCACCCGTTCGGCCAGAAGGACATGATCACCGCCCAGGGCCGGACCGACCGGAACCAGAACACCGGCATCTCCATCCACAAGTGTCGGATCGCCGCCGCCTCGGACCTAGGCGACACAAAGGTGTACCTGGGTCGTCCATGGAAGAAGTACTCGCGGACCGTCGTGATGGAGAGCTCTCTCGACCGTTCGATCGCCGCAGCCGGGTGGCTGGAGTGGTCGGGCCAGTTCGCGCTCAACACGTTGTACTACGGGGAGTATGGGAACGCTGGGCCTGGCGCGGGGACAAGCGGGCGGGTGAAGTGGGCCGGAGTGCACACGTCTCTGTCCACGGTGGACGCCACACGGTTCACGGTGAGGGATTTTATCTTGGGAGACTCGTGGTTGGGTTACACTGGAGTGAGCTACACTTCCGGGCTATGA